In the Sediminibacter sp. Hel_I_10 genome, one interval contains:
- a CDS encoding GNAT family N-acetyltransferase, which translates to MIEVKEIQSKKELTQFVKFPFKIYKNSKYWVPPIIKQELETFDKSKNPIFQDAEARFFLAFKDGELVGRIAAIINWLEVKEQQQKKMRFGWFDFIDDLDVSKALLAEVERIGKENQLEFTEGPVGFSNLDKVGVMTEGFDSIAPMITWYNDPYYIDHYKAHGYVIEKHYSESTFPFANVKPETFKKAQELIKRRYGLKALVFTKTEEVMPYADKMFDLFNATYSSLASFVAITDVQKEYFKQKFISFVNPEYIKFVVDKDDELVGFAIVMPAFAKALKKANGKLFPFGFSYILNAKKNSKDVIFYLIGIHPEYQNKGVHAVIFNEYYETFTEKGIQTCFRTPELEDNEAIHKIWKHFDPKVYKRRKTLRKSLI; encoded by the coding sequence ATGATTGAAGTAAAAGAAATCCAGTCTAAAAAGGAACTTACCCAATTTGTAAAATTTCCTTTTAAAATCTATAAAAATTCTAAATATTGGGTTCCACCAATAATCAAACAAGAATTAGAGACCTTTGATAAAAGCAAAAACCCTATTTTTCAAGATGCCGAAGCGCGTTTTTTCCTAGCATTTAAAGATGGTGAACTTGTAGGTCGCATTGCCGCAATTATCAATTGGTTAGAAGTCAAAGAGCAGCAACAAAAGAAAATGCGTTTTGGATGGTTTGACTTCATCGATGACCTTGACGTTTCTAAAGCACTTCTTGCTGAAGTAGAACGTATAGGAAAAGAAAATCAATTAGAATTTACGGAAGGGCCAGTTGGATTTTCAAACCTTGATAAGGTTGGCGTCATGACCGAAGGTTTCGACTCTATCGCACCAATGATTACATGGTACAATGACCCCTATTATATAGATCATTATAAAGCGCATGGGTACGTTATTGAAAAACACTATTCTGAAAGCACCTTCCCGTTTGCCAATGTTAAGCCCGAGACTTTTAAAAAAGCACAAGAGCTCATCAAGAGACGCTACGGACTTAAAGCATTGGTCTTTACCAAAACGGAAGAGGTCATGCCTTATGCCGATAAAATGTTTGACTTGTTTAATGCCACCTACTCATCTTTAGCTTCATTTGTTGCTATTACAGATGTTCAAAAGGAGTATTTCAAACAAAAATTCATCAGTTTTGTAAATCCAGAATACATCAAATTTGTGGTTGACAAAGATGATGAACTTGTTGGTTTTGCTATTGTGATGCCAGCCTTTGCTAAAGCTTTGAAAAAGGCAAACGGCAAGCTTTTTCCTTTTGGGTTCAGTTATATTTTGAATGCGAAAAAGAATAGTAAAGACGTTATTTTTTACCTTATCGGGATCCATCCTGAGTACCAGAACAAAGGTGTTCATGCTGTGATCTTTAATGAGTATTACGAAACGTTTACAGAAAAGGGGATTCAGACCTGTTTTAGAACTCCCGAATTAGAGGATAATGAAGCGATTCACAAAATCTGGAAACACTTTGATCCCAAAGTATATAAACGTAGAAAAACCTTAAGAAAATCACTTATTTAG
- a CDS encoding transporter produces the protein MLKTLLPALLFLVSYLGFAQYTDVINSNRPGVSKSAFSVGTNVLQFEVGPYIVKEEHTPLKYEVSGFGADFTARYGLFFEELEINIEGIYQNDTFTDNRSLISADTKRSNFKNFTIGAKYLIYDPYKKAGEEKPNLYSYYANRGFKWKSLIPAISIYGGANFDTADNPYTAPGVEGFSPKVMIATQNNFSGGWVLVMNFLKDRIGTDYSDFQYIVTLTHSFNPQWVIFAETQGIQSDFYADNLFRFGGGYLMSKNFQLDTALTFNAKDTPSVFGVNFGASYRFDFHQDKEIDNGNSVEDADKRKPKTKKGKKKRTNDVDDDGSL, from the coding sequence ATGTTAAAGACTTTACTGCCTGCACTCCTATTCCTCGTGTCGTACCTTGGTTTTGCACAGTATACAGATGTGATCAACTCCAATAGACCTGGTGTTTCAAAAAGTGCATTTTCTGTGGGCACCAATGTGCTTCAATTTGAAGTAGGCCCTTATATTGTAAAAGAAGAGCATACACCTCTTAAATATGAGGTCTCAGGGTTTGGAGCAGATTTTACGGCACGTTACGGATTGTTCTTTGAGGAGTTAGAAATCAATATTGAAGGGATTTATCAAAATGATACCTTTACCGATAATCGATCTTTGATTAGTGCCGATACCAAAAGGTCTAATTTTAAAAATTTCACTATTGGAGCTAAATACTTGATTTATGATCCCTACAAAAAGGCAGGAGAAGAAAAGCCTAATTTATATAGTTATTATGCCAATAGAGGATTTAAATGGAAATCACTAATACCTGCGATCTCCATCTATGGTGGTGCTAATTTTGATACAGCAGACAATCCTTACACTGCGCCTGGTGTAGAAGGTTTTAGTCCAAAAGTGATGATTGCAACCCAAAATAATTTTTCTGGTGGCTGGGTTTTAGTCATGAATTTTCTTAAAGATAGAATAGGCACAGACTACTCAGACTTTCAATACATCGTGACACTTACACATTCCTTTAATCCTCAATGGGTGATTTTTGCTGAAACGCAAGGCATCCAAAGCGATTTTTATGCAGACAATCTCTTTCGTTTTGGAGGCGGTTATTTAATGAGTAAGAATTTCCAGTTAGATACCGCTTTAACGTTCAATGCAAAAGACACTCCATCAGTTTTTGGTGTCAATTTTGGCGCATCCTACCGCTTTGATTTTCATCAGGATAAAGAAATTGACAATGGCAACTCTGTGGAGGATGCCGATAAAAGAAAACCAAAAACTAAAAAGGGCAAAAAGAAAAGAACAAATGACGTTGATGATGACGGCAGCCTTTAA
- a CDS encoding oligopeptidase B, whose protein sequence is MKKTISAPIARQIPKTLEIHDDIRIDNYFWLNQREDQQVLDYLNAENEYYEQETAHTKDFENVLFEEMKARIKEDDSSVPYKYNGYWYIVRYEKGKDYPIYARKKEDLEAPEELLFDCNVMAEGHSYFRLVGLSVSPDNSMIAFGLDTVGRRQYTLQIKSLVTNEVFSDVIDNTTGSSTWASDNNTLFYTKKDEKTLRSDKIYKHKIGQKSDDDTLVFHETDDTFGVAVYKTKSRKYIIIACYSTMTNEFHVLDANTPNADFKVFQKRVRGLEYSIAHYEDRFYILTNLDKAINFKLMKTSEDDTEIEHWTEVISHRENVLLEDIEIFKEYLVISERSNGLNQIRVKRWDQKEDYYLPFDNETYTANTGTNVEFDTEILRYGYNSMTTPSSVIDFNMRTHEKDIKKEQEVLDPNFNKDDYVSERLWATSRDGTKIPMSLVRRKDAKLDGNTPLLQYAYGSYGSTIDPYFSTIRLSLLDRGFIYVIAHVRGGEYLGRQWYENGKLLSKKNTFTDFIDCSRFLIDMGYTSEAHLYAMGGSAGGLLMGAIINEAPHLYNGVIAAVPFVDVVTTMLDDSIPLTTGEYDEWGNPNDKSYYEYIKSYSPYDQVKEQAYPNLLVTTGLHDSQVQYWEPAKWVAKLRTYKQDTNRLYLVTNMDAGHGGASGRFEALKEDAQEFAFLLDLEGITG, encoded by the coding sequence ATGAAGAAGACCATTTCAGCACCTATCGCAAGACAAATTCCGAAGACGTTAGAAATACATGACGACATTAGGATTGATAATTATTTTTGGCTAAACCAAAGAGAAGACCAACAGGTTTTGGACTATTTAAACGCCGAAAATGAGTATTACGAGCAGGAGACTGCTCATACCAAGGATTTTGAAAATGTGCTTTTTGAAGAAATGAAAGCTAGAATTAAGGAGGACGATTCGTCGGTGCCTTATAAATACAACGGGTATTGGTACATTGTTCGTTATGAAAAGGGAAAGGATTATCCTATTTATGCGAGAAAAAAAGAAGACCTAGAGGCTCCCGAAGAATTGTTATTTGATTGCAATGTGATGGCAGAAGGTCATAGCTACTTTAGATTGGTGGGATTGAGTGTAAGCCCAGATAATTCTATGATTGCTTTTGGTTTAGATACTGTTGGAAGACGCCAGTATACACTTCAAATTAAAAGTTTAGTTACTAACGAAGTCTTTTCAGATGTTATAGATAACACAACAGGATCTTCAACTTGGGCCAGTGACAATAATACATTGTTTTATACTAAGAAGGATGAAAAAACACTGAGATCTGATAAAATTTACAAGCATAAAATTGGGCAGAAGAGTGATGATGATACTTTAGTTTTTCATGAAACGGATGATACGTTTGGTGTTGCTGTTTATAAAACGAAATCTAGAAAATACATCATTATCGCCTGTTACAGCACAATGACCAATGAGTTTCATGTATTAGATGCCAATACGCCCAATGCTGATTTTAAAGTATTTCAAAAACGAGTTAGGGGATTAGAGTATAGTATTGCACATTATGAAGATCGATTTTATATTCTCACCAATTTGGATAAAGCCATTAATTTCAAACTCATGAAAACGTCTGAAGATGACACTGAAATTGAGCATTGGACAGAGGTCATTTCCCATAGAGAGAATGTATTACTTGAAGATATTGAAATATTCAAGGAGTATTTGGTGATCAGTGAACGCAGTAACGGTTTGAATCAAATTCGTGTAAAACGTTGGGACCAAAAGGAGGATTATTATTTACCGTTTGACAATGAAACTTATACTGCCAATACAGGAACTAACGTTGAGTTTGATACTGAAATCTTAAGATACGGCTATAATTCTATGACGACGCCGTCATCGGTTATCGATTTCAATATGAGAACCCATGAAAAGGATATTAAGAAAGAGCAAGAAGTACTAGATCCTAATTTTAATAAGGATGATTATGTTTCTGAGCGTCTTTGGGCAACGTCTAGAGATGGTACTAAAATCCCGATGTCTTTGGTGAGGCGAAAGGACGCTAAGTTAGATGGAAACACGCCTTTGTTACAATATGCCTACGGAAGTTATGGTTCTACCATTGATCCCTATTTTTCTACCATCCGTTTAAGTTTGTTAGACCGCGGTTTTATTTATGTGATCGCACATGTGAGAGGCGGGGAGTACTTAGGGCGCCAATGGTACGAAAATGGAAAGCTATTGAGCAAAAAAAACACGTTTACTGATTTTATTGATTGCTCAAGATTTTTGATTGATATGGGGTACACTTCCGAAGCACACCTTTATGCTATGGGAGGGAGTGCAGGAGGTTTATTGATGGGTGCCATCATTAATGAAGCCCCTCATTTATATAATGGTGTCATCGCGGCTGTGCCTTTTGTAGATGTAGTTACCACAATGTTAGACGACTCTATTCCTTTAACAACTGGAGAGTATGACGAATGGGGAAATCCCAATGATAAGTCTTACTATGAATATATAAAATCCTATTCTCCATACGATCAAGTAAAAGAACAAGCTTATCCAAATTTGTTAGTTACAACTGGACTACATGACTCTCAAGTGCAGTATTGGGAGCCTGCGAAATGGGTTGCTAAGTTGAGAACTTATAAACAGGATACTAACAGGCTTTATCTCGTAACTAACATGGATGCGGGTCACGGCGGTGCTTCTGGGCGTTTTGAGGCTTTGAAAGAAGATGCGCAAGAATTTGCATTTCTTCTCGACTTAGAGGGAATTACTGGCTAA
- a CDS encoding APC family permease produces the protein MGNDKIKLKDAMAIGIGGMVGGGIFAVLGLAVSLSKGATPVAFLFAGIVAFITSYSYVKLTLTYPDKGGTVKYINEGFGKTIFSGGINNLLWVSYIIMLSLYASAFGSYAPNLFDITGSQTIDTHIYSSAIVILATLINYYSIKVVSRIESYSVAIKLIILIAFIGIGIYGLFGNANTSQLMVSNWESPMQILTAGMVIFVAYEGFELIANSGSDLINPKKNIPKAYYYSIGFVILLYIIISIVTVGSLSFDTIKSSQEYVLAEASKPMLGQAGFTVMTIAALISTFSAINASLYGGSRVSYVIAEDDELPHELTSQLWNQPIGLIITAVATLTLVNLLNLESISTAGSVGFLIVFSAVNYTGFKIHDKIGANRWVPLFGFVLCIISLVVLIFQQFKSNPTGVIVALSIVGVCFFVEFIYKHFFNTTEKKPINSK, from the coding sequence ATGGGCAACGATAAAATCAAACTAAAAGACGCCATGGCCATTGGAATTGGCGGGATGGTAGGTGGCGGTATATTTGCCGTTCTTGGTTTAGCTGTCTCCTTATCTAAGGGTGCAACACCCGTTGCCTTCTTATTTGCAGGCATTGTTGCCTTTATCACCTCTTACAGTTATGTAAAATTGACTTTGACCTACCCCGATAAAGGTGGAACTGTAAAGTATATTAATGAAGGCTTCGGTAAAACAATCTTTAGCGGCGGTATCAATAACCTTCTTTGGGTAAGTTACATCATCATGCTGTCTTTATATGCTTCGGCATTTGGATCTTATGCTCCCAATCTTTTTGATATCACAGGAAGCCAAACTATAGACACGCATATTTACTCTAGTGCCATTGTTATCTTGGCAACCCTAATTAACTATTACAGCATTAAAGTGGTGAGCAGAATTGAATCTTATTCGGTAGCTATAAAATTGATAATTCTTATCGCTTTTATCGGGATTGGTATTTATGGACTCTTCGGAAATGCAAACACTTCACAACTTATGGTCTCTAATTGGGAAAGTCCGATGCAAATCCTAACTGCAGGAATGGTGATTTTTGTAGCTTATGAAGGCTTTGAGCTTATAGCGAATTCTGGATCAGACCTCATTAACCCTAAGAAAAACATTCCAAAGGCTTATTACTACTCCATTGGCTTTGTGATTTTACTTTATATCATTATTTCTATAGTTACAGTTGGTTCACTCTCCTTTGATACCATCAAATCTTCCCAAGAGTATGTCCTCGCCGAAGCCTCAAAACCCATGTTGGGACAAGCCGGATTTACAGTAATGACGATAGCTGCCTTGATTTCTACATTTTCAGCAATAAATGCTTCGCTTTATGGTGGTAGTCGTGTAAGTTATGTTATTGCGGAAGATGATGAATTACCTCATGAGCTCACTAGCCAACTCTGGAACCAACCCATCGGGTTAATCATTACAGCAGTAGCCACCTTAACATTGGTTAATCTATTAAACTTGGAAAGCATATCTACGGCTGGTAGCGTCGGGTTCCTTATTGTTTTTTCTGCAGTAAACTATACAGGCTTTAAAATTCATGATAAAATTGGCGCCAATAGATGGGTTCCTTTATTTGGATTTGTACTGTGCATCATATCATTAGTAGTATTGATATTTCAGCAATTTAAAAGCAATCCAACAGGAGTTATTGTAGCCCTTTCGATAGTTGGCGTATGTTTCTTCGTCGAATTTATTTACAAACATTTTTTTAATACAACAGAAAAAAAACCGATAAACTCTAAATGA
- a CDS encoding YfhO family protein gives MSLPFKKILPHVLVVVGFIIISLAYFSPVLQGKEILQSDIMHYIGMAEQQKEFKASTGTETYWTNSAFGGMPTYQLGARYPHNYIKKLDLTLRFLPRPADYLFIYLLGFYILLLALKVDFKLAALGALAFGFSTYLIIILGVGHNSKAHAIAYMPLVLSGIVLTFRKKYIFGFLLTAVALGLELVANHPQMTYYLLFLVIILGMAYLIDAFKKQALPHFFKSVGIMAVAAIIAIGLNATNLMATQQYVKESTRGQSDLTINADGSPKEVTSGLSKDYITEYSYGLLETFNLYIPRFLGGGSGEDVGKDSASYEFYKNIGANPTQALQEVKNTPTYWGEQTIVEAPAYIGAVVLFLFVFALFMVKGRLKWWLVGGTVFSLILSYGDSAPFAFLTNFFIDYVPLYNKFRAVSSIQVVLELCIPVLAIFGLVKLFNDFESDDKKLKALKISAAICAGLALMFLLFKSAMFDFVGANDGYYRNAYGEYGQAFVDALKEDRKSFFTQDTLRTLILVLLSAGAIFMFLKKKIGQNLVIGIFALLILFDLVGVDRRYVNTDNFVSSLQVNKPYQANAADKKIMEDKDYFRVLDVSQASRMPARAAYFHNSLSGYHAAKLKRFDEIYDFHIAKNNVEVLDMFNTKYVIVEDESGQVTASTNYTSPNGNAWFVSEIELLNSANAEILALDSLNTKRKAVTTVSELKTEQFISDSTATIRLTNHQPNALSYKSSNPNDGFAVFSEMYYSKGWTSYLDGKEVPHYRVDYTLRGMPIPKGNHVIEFKFEPQVVQTGSKIALASSVLLGLLMIGGIFLNIKRKRE, from the coding sequence ATGTCCTTACCTTTTAAAAAAATCCTACCGCATGTTCTTGTTGTTGTAGGATTTATTATTATTTCATTAGCTTATTTTAGTCCAGTATTACAAGGCAAAGAGATTCTGCAAAGTGATATCATGCACTACATTGGTATGGCTGAGCAACAAAAGGAATTTAAAGCCTCTACAGGAACAGAAACCTATTGGACCAATAGTGCTTTTGGAGGCATGCCTACCTATCAATTGGGTGCTAGATATCCACATAATTATATTAAAAAGTTAGATCTCACTTTACGTTTTTTACCACGTCCCGCAGATTATCTATTTATTTATTTATTAGGTTTTTACATCCTGTTATTGGCATTAAAGGTTGACTTCAAATTGGCGGCTCTCGGAGCCTTGGCTTTTGGTTTTTCAACCTACCTCATTATTATTTTAGGAGTGGGGCACAACAGTAAAGCGCATGCCATTGCTTACATGCCTTTGGTTTTGAGTGGTATTGTTCTTACGTTTCGAAAGAAATATATTTTTGGGTTTTTATTAACCGCCGTAGCCTTGGGGTTAGAACTGGTCGCTAATCATCCGCAGATGACCTATTACTTGCTGTTTTTGGTAATCATTTTAGGGATGGCTTATTTGATTGATGCATTTAAGAAACAGGCGTTGCCACATTTTTTTAAATCTGTTGGGATTATGGCTGTTGCTGCCATTATTGCCATAGGTTTAAATGCGACCAATCTCATGGCGACGCAGCAGTATGTCAAAGAAAGTACACGCGGACAAAGCGATTTGACCATTAATGCCGATGGGTCTCCTAAAGAGGTGACCTCAGGATTGAGTAAAGATTACATTACAGAGTATAGTTACGGGTTGCTCGAAACCTTCAATCTGTACATTCCGAGGTTTTTAGGCGGTGGTAGTGGAGAAGACGTTGGTAAAGACTCTGCTTCTTATGAATTTTATAAAAACATAGGTGCTAATCCTACACAGGCCTTACAAGAAGTTAAAAACACCCCTACATATTGGGGTGAGCAAACCATAGTTGAAGCACCAGCCTATATTGGAGCTGTTGTGCTGTTTTTGTTTGTATTCGCGTTATTTATGGTTAAAGGGCGTTTAAAATGGTGGCTTGTGGGCGGTACAGTATTTTCACTTATTCTATCTTATGGAGATAGTGCTCCATTTGCGTTTTTGACAAATTTCTTTATCGATTATGTGCCACTTTACAATAAGTTTAGAGCGGTAAGTTCCATTCAAGTCGTATTAGAGCTATGTATTCCTGTGTTGGCAATTTTTGGATTAGTCAAGCTTTTTAATGATTTTGAAAGTGATGATAAAAAGTTGAAGGCACTTAAAATTTCCGCAGCCATTTGTGCCGGACTCGCCCTTATGTTTTTGCTTTTCAAATCTGCAATGTTCGATTTTGTTGGTGCCAACGATGGTTACTACAGAAACGCTTACGGCGAATACGGCCAAGCTTTTGTAGATGCTCTTAAAGAAGATCGAAAAAGCTTTTTTACGCAAGACACCCTGAGAACATTGATTTTGGTACTACTATCTGCTGGGGCCATCTTTATGTTTTTAAAGAAAAAAATAGGTCAAAATTTAGTGATAGGAATTTTTGCATTGTTGATTCTTTTTGATTTGGTAGGCGTTGATCGTCGTTATGTCAATACCGATAATTTTGTATCATCACTACAGGTAAATAAGCCTTATCAGGCCAATGCTGCAGATAAAAAGATTATGGAGGACAAGGATTATTTTAGAGTTCTTGATGTCTCTCAAGCCAGTCGAATGCCAGCCAGAGCAGCTTATTTTCATAACTCTTTAAGCGGGTATCATGCCGCGAAGTTGAAACGATTTGATGAAATTTATGATTTTCATATTGCTAAGAATAATGTGGAAGTTTTAGATATGTTCAATACGAAATACGTGATTGTTGAGGATGAGTCTGGACAGGTTACTGCGAGCACCAATTATACCAGTCCCAATGGCAATGCTTGGTTTGTTTCTGAAATAGAACTCTTGAATTCTGCCAATGCCGAAATTTTAGCTCTTGATAGCCTGAATACGAAAAGAAAAGCGGTGACGACGGTTTCAGAATTGAAAACAGAACAATTTATTTCAGATTCTACAGCGACCATTAGGTTGACAAATCATCAACCTAATGCCCTCTCCTATAAAAGCAGTAATCCTAATGATGGGTTTGCAGTGTTTTCGGAAATGTATTATTCGAAAGGATGGACTTCTTACCTCGACGGTAAAGAAGTCCCCCATTATCGAGTGGATTATACCTTAAGAGGCATGCCTATTCCTAAAGGAAATCATGTTATTGAATTCAAATTTGAGCCACAAGTCGTTCAAACAGGAAGTAAAATTGCTTTAGCCAGTTCGGTGTTACTTGGGCTCTTAATGATTGGCGGAATTTTTCTGAACATTAAACGAAAAAGGGAATAG
- a CDS encoding PLP-dependent cysteine synthase family protein, giving the protein MEKDIQVFDNVLQLIGKTPLIKLNKMTEGFQGDFFAKVEAFNPGHSSKDRIALHIIEEAERQGILNPGDTIIETTSGNTGFSIAMVSIIKGYDCILAVSSKSSADKIDMLKSMGAQVYVCPANVSADDPRSYYQVAKRLHGEIKGSIYINQYFNQLNIDAHYQTTGPEIWEQTKGQITHLVACSGTGGTISGIAKYLKEQNKDVKVIGVDAFGSVLKKYHETREFDEKEIYPYRIEGLGKNLIPTATDFDLIDKFIKVTDEESAHTAREVSRSEGMFVGYTSGAAMQALKQLNAEGEFKEGDKIVVIFPDHGSRYMSKVYSDKWMEDQGFFDSKTIASETIQYIK; this is encoded by the coding sequence ATGGAAAAAGACATTCAAGTATTTGATAACGTTTTACAATTAATTGGTAAAACCCCTCTTATCAAATTAAACAAAATGACCGAAGGATTTCAAGGCGATTTTTTCGCGAAGGTAGAAGCTTTCAATCCAGGTCACTCGTCAAAAGATAGAATTGCACTACACATTATCGAAGAAGCTGAAAGGCAGGGCATCCTAAATCCAGGAGATACCATTATTGAAACGACTTCGGGCAACACTGGTTTTAGTATTGCCATGGTAAGTATTATCAAGGGGTATGATTGTATTTTAGCGGTGAGCTCAAAATCGTCTGCAGATAAAATCGACATGTTAAAGAGCATGGGCGCTCAAGTTTATGTTTGTCCGGCAAATGTTAGTGCAGATGATCCACGTTCTTATTACCAAGTAGCCAAGCGCTTACATGGCGAAATCAAAGGGTCAATATACATCAATCAGTATTTTAACCAATTGAATATCGATGCGCATTACCAAACAACTGGTCCTGAAATTTGGGAGCAGACCAAAGGGCAAATCACGCATTTAGTGGCTTGTAGTGGTACTGGAGGAACAATATCTGGAATTGCTAAATATTTAAAAGAACAAAACAAAGACGTTAAAGTGATAGGCGTTGATGCTTTTGGATCTGTATTAAAAAAATATCATGAGACTCGTGAGTTTGATGAAAAAGAGATTTATCCTTACCGCATTGAAGGTTTAGGTAAAAACCTAATCCCAACAGCTACCGATTTTGATTTAATTGATAAATTTATTAAGGTAACCGATGAAGAGAGTGCCCATACAGCAAGAGAGGTCTCTAGATCAGAAGGTATGTTTGTGGGTTACACAAGTGGTGCTGCGATGCAAGCGTTAAAACAATTAAATGCCGAAGGAGAATTTAAGGAAGGAGACAAGATTGTGGTGATTTTCCCAGATCACGGTTCGCGATATATGAGCAAAGTCTATAGCGACAAGTGGATGGAAGATCAAGGCTTTTTTGATAGTAAGACCATTGCCTCTGAAACTATTCAGTATATAAAATAA
- a CDS encoding aminotransferase class I/II-fold pyridoxal phosphate-dependent enzyme, whose protein sequence is MKDLFEKIYRDKGPLGKWASQAEGYFVFPKLEGQISNRMKFQGKEVVTWSINDYLGLANHPEVRKVDAEAAAQYGSAYPMGARMMSGHTDLHEQLQKELASFVSKQAAYLLNFGYQGIMSTIDALVAKDDIIVYDVDSHACIIDGVRLHMGKRFTYKHNDIESLEKNLERATKMAEQTGGGILVISEGVFGMRGEQGRLKEIVALKKKFNFRFLVDDAHGFGTLGKTGAGAGEEQGVQDDIDVYFATFAKSLASTGAFIAGDKEIIDYLKYNLRSQMFAKSLQMQLTVGALKRLDMLRTMPELKEKLWENVNALQSGLKDRGFDIGTTQSCVTPVYLKGSIPEAMALVRDLRENYGIFCSIVVYPVIPKGLILLRMIPTATHTLQDVAETLDAFDAIRTRLENGTYKRLSAAVMAAMRE, encoded by the coding sequence ATGAAGGATTTATTTGAAAAGATTTATAGAGATAAAGGGCCTTTAGGAAAATGGGCCTCTCAAGCAGAAGGTTACTTTGTTTTTCCTAAACTGGAGGGCCAAATATCCAATAGAATGAAATTTCAAGGAAAGGAGGTCGTTACCTGGAGTATCAATGATTATCTAGGACTTGCGAACCACCCAGAAGTGAGAAAGGTAGATGCAGAAGCTGCTGCACAATATGGCTCAGCATACCCAATGGGTGCAAGAATGATGTCTGGACATACAGACCTTCATGAGCAATTACAAAAAGAACTTGCTAGTTTTGTGAGTAAGCAAGCCGCTTACTTATTAAATTTTGGTTACCAAGGTATCATGTCTACTATTGACGCTTTAGTGGCTAAAGATGATATTATTGTTTACGATGTAGATTCTCACGCCTGTATCATTGATGGTGTAAGACTCCACATGGGAAAACGTTTTACTTACAAGCACAATGATATTGAGAGTTTAGAGAAAAATCTTGAGCGTGCCACTAAAATGGCAGAGCAGACAGGAGGAGGTATTTTAGTGATCTCTGAAGGGGTTTTTGGAATGCGAGGTGAGCAAGGTCGTTTAAAGGAAATTGTAGCGCTTAAAAAGAAATTTAATTTTAGATTTTTAGTTGATGATGCGCATGGTTTTGGGACCCTTGGTAAGACAGGTGCTGGTGCTGGAGAAGAGCAAGGTGTACAAGACGATATTGATGTTTACTTTGCAACCTTTGCGAAATCTTTAGCAAGTACAGGTGCATTTATTGCAGGCGATAAAGAAATTATTGATTATTTAAAATATAACTTACGTTCGCAGATGTTTGCAAAATCGTTGCAAATGCAATTGACCGTTGGAGCGTTAAAGCGCTTGGACATGTTGAGAACGATGCCAGAACTTAAAGAAAAGTTATGGGAAAATGTAAACGCACTTCAATCTGGATTAAAAGATAGGGGTTTTGACATTGGAACTACGCAAAGTTGTGTAACACCAGTATATTTAAAAGGAAGTATTCCAGAAGCTATGGCCTTGGTTCGGGATCTTAGAGAAAATTATGGAATATTCTGTTCTATAGTAGTTTATCCTGTAATACCTAAAGGGTTAATTTTACTAAGAATGATTCCTACAGCTACGCATACCTTACAAGATGTAGCTGAAACCTTAGACGCTTTTGATGCAATTAGAACGCGTCTTGAGAATGGAACTTACAAGCGACTTTCTGCTGCTGTTATGGCTGCAATGAGGGAGTAG
- a CDS encoding DUF4834 family protein, whose translation MSKIEVMLQTASLMGFLRTILIILLIYYGVKILARLFAPYFLRYMSKKMQERFGGQFQQQQRQRTQQKKEGETIIDKVPKSHQESDKTVGEYIDYEEID comes from the coding sequence TTGAGCAAAATTGAAGTCATGCTACAAACCGCGTCTTTAATGGGGTTTTTGAGAACGATATTAATTATTTTATTAATATACTATGGTGTAAAAATCTTAGCGAGATTGTTTGCACCATATTTTTTGCGATACATGTCTAAAAAAATGCAGGAGCGTTTTGGTGGCCAATTTCAGCAGCAACAAAGACAGCGCACCCAACAAAAGAAAGAAGGAGAAACCATAATTGATAAAGTTCCTAAGTCTCATCAAGAATCAGATAAGACCGTGGGTGAATATATTGATTATGAAGAGATTGATTGA